A window from Chlamydiota bacterium encodes these proteins:
- a CDS encoding peptide chain release factor-like protein: protein MSLFPVSPGKERALSALMRRLGIREEDLEEEFIRSSGPGGQRLNKASTCVRLLHRPSGVSVKCSEERSRSLNRYLARKRLAARIEKIRLGRASAAEQERQRQRRRKRRRSRRAKARMLEEKRKHAEKKALRRPAGYADA, encoded by the coding sequence GTGTCCCTCTTTCCCGTCTCGCCGGGGAAGGAGCGCGCCCTCTCCGCCCTGATGCGCCGTCTCGGCATCCGGGAGGAGGACCTCGAGGAGGAGTTCATCCGCTCCTCCGGCCCCGGGGGGCAGCGCCTCAACAAGGCCTCGACCTGCGTCCGGCTGCTCCACCGCCCCAGCGGCGTCTCCGTGAAGTGCTCCGAGGAGCGCTCGCGTTCCCTCAACCGCTACCTCGCCAGGAAGCGCCTCGCCGCGCGCATCGAGAAGATCCGCCTGGGGCGCGCGAGCGCCGCGGAGCAGGAGCGGCAGCGGCAGCGGCGCCGGAAGCGTCGGCGGTCGCGCCGGGCGAAGGCGCGGATGCTGGAGGAGAAGCGCAAACACGCGGAGAAGAAGGCGCTGCGGAGACCCGCCGGGTACGCCGACGCGTGA